One genomic window of Geodermatophilus sp. DSM 44513 includes the following:
- a CDS encoding winged helix-turn-helix domain-containing protein: MLQQAGVIRYTRGRISVLDVDALTDAACDCYDVVQAEYRHLNAAPEH, encoded by the coding sequence GTGCTGCAGCAGGCCGGGGTGATCCGCTACACCCGCGGCCGCATCTCCGTCCTCGACGTCGACGCGCTCACCGACGCGGCCTGCGACTGCTACGACGTCGTGCAGGCCGAGTACCGGCACCTCAACGCGGCCCCCGAGCACTGA